The Caulifigura coniformis genome includes a region encoding these proteins:
- a CDS encoding outer membrane protein assembly factor BamB family protein, giving the protein MAIAPSKWMSRTIVAAALLLSPAAVSAADDPADVLRESGVCGGFVAHINCGNGSLTVGLKPNDSYQVQGLARNPEDVAAARTAVAKAGLYGDVAIDRLSGQQLPYIDNLVNLLVVDGDPGVPDTELDRVVVPNGVIMRRASADAKWTKTVKPRPKEIDDWSHYLHDPSGNAVAHDDVVAPPRHLQWVGTPRWSRHHDRMASMSAMTTTNGRMFYIMDEGSRISIQLPSKWKLIARDAFNGVVLWKRDISEWNNQLWPLKSGPTQLARRLVSTDKEVYATLSFEAPLTAIDAATGETLRTYEGSGSCEEVLYDQGVLYIVANKGEHELKQYAPLHNTGDQARVRTDYAWDEGSRVLMAYDAATGKQLWAKGTRVTPLTLALGATQAFFHDGERLVAVDRKTGEQTWRTEPVNRRARVTFNFGPRLVVHDDVVLFAGGEGKMSTFNGSDGKLLWTADHPNSGYQSPQDLMVVDGLVWCAPTTSGKDTGKFTGRDPKTGEVKKEFLPDINTYWFHHRCYIAKATDNFIIPSRTGIEFVDPNTEHWDIHHWVRGGCLYGILPANGLVYAPPHNCACYPEAKLYGLNAMAPVAPTRPLPGVISDEGRLEKGPAFDRPLGPVETEDDKNLDWATYRHDAGRTGATTQKIEPELKPAWSVKLGGKLTPPVSVGGRTFVAQVDRHTLHCLDAESGKSLWTFTAGGRIDSPPTITRGRAVFGSVDGYVYNVDAATGELAWRFRAAPEDRRCMAFEQLESVWPVHGSVLAEDNSVYCTAGRSAFLDGGIRVIKLDVATGAKKTETLIDDRNPATGKSLQELVQILQMPVGLPDILSSDGKCLYMRSQKFDLDANRLNIGPVSGDPVTHSSEQKGEGAHLFAPMGFLDDTWFHRSYWVFGKNFSGGHNGYYQAGRFAPAGQILVTGGGYVFGYGRKPQYLKWTTTLEHQLFAASTEAPEVPDAKRKLPGNSKQRARAASQQATVDLVQFPNVPGTNPTGKPLTVEAWINSTRPEGVIISRGGPAEGWALGLQSGKPTFSLRVGSELTKVTGPRRIVGEWHHVAGVLTEDRKLRVYVDGKMAAEVNAPSLIKSEPKQPMAIGADEGGAVGDYQSPAGFTGVIDEVRVTFAALSDADLAERFEFPQSQPLAEVALLVDFNDGSARDLSRTRNNGTIEGPEPAEGKVGMALKFKGGANPTNASPPPGGKLAAAADGAGPSGNSFVEPHWKSDVPIYVRGMVLADRTLFIVGPPDLIDEEDTFVRLTKKDDAVKDLLSTQDKALGGEKGGILLAVNADTGETQGRLDLGALPVWDGLAAARGKMFLSTLDGTVMAFKK; this is encoded by the coding sequence ATGGCGATTGCTCCCTCGAAATGGATGTCCCGCACGATTGTTGCGGCAGCCCTGCTTTTGTCCCCGGCCGCAGTCTCCGCCGCTGATGATCCAGCGGATGTCCTCCGCGAGTCGGGCGTTTGCGGCGGATTCGTCGCCCACATCAACTGCGGCAACGGCTCGCTGACGGTCGGCCTGAAGCCCAACGACTCCTACCAGGTGCAGGGCCTCGCGCGCAATCCGGAGGACGTCGCCGCCGCGCGAACCGCAGTCGCCAAGGCAGGCCTGTACGGCGATGTCGCCATCGACCGTCTCTCCGGCCAGCAGCTCCCCTACATCGATAACCTCGTCAACCTCCTCGTCGTCGACGGCGACCCGGGTGTTCCCGACACCGAACTCGATCGAGTGGTCGTGCCCAATGGCGTCATCATGCGACGGGCGTCCGCGGATGCGAAGTGGACGAAAACCGTCAAGCCGCGTCCGAAAGAGATCGACGACTGGTCGCACTACCTGCACGATCCCAGCGGCAACGCCGTCGCTCACGACGACGTCGTCGCGCCCCCGCGCCATCTGCAGTGGGTCGGAACCCCGCGCTGGTCGCGGCACCACGACCGCATGGCCAGCATGAGCGCCATGACGACCACCAACGGCCGCATGTTCTACATCATGGACGAAGGCAGCCGCATCTCGATCCAGCTTCCCTCCAAGTGGAAACTGATCGCCCGCGACGCCTTCAACGGCGTCGTCCTCTGGAAACGTGACATCTCCGAATGGAACAACCAGCTCTGGCCCCTCAAGAGCGGCCCCACGCAGCTGGCCCGGCGACTTGTGTCGACTGATAAGGAGGTCTACGCGACTCTCAGCTTCGAGGCCCCGCTGACCGCGATCGACGCCGCGACCGGCGAAACACTCCGCACCTACGAAGGCTCAGGCTCCTGCGAGGAAGTCCTCTACGACCAGGGTGTCCTCTATATCGTCGCCAACAAGGGTGAGCACGAACTGAAGCAGTACGCGCCGCTGCACAACACCGGCGACCAGGCGCGCGTCCGGACCGACTATGCCTGGGATGAAGGCTCCCGCGTCCTCATGGCCTACGACGCCGCAACCGGTAAACAACTGTGGGCGAAGGGCACGCGCGTCACCCCGCTGACCCTCGCACTCGGCGCCACGCAGGCCTTCTTCCACGACGGCGAACGCCTTGTCGCCGTCGACCGCAAAACGGGCGAGCAGACCTGGCGCACCGAGCCCGTCAATCGCCGAGCCCGCGTGACGTTCAACTTCGGGCCGCGGCTCGTCGTCCATGACGACGTCGTCCTCTTCGCGGGCGGCGAAGGAAAGATGTCGACGTTCAACGGATCCGACGGCAAGCTGCTCTGGACGGCCGACCACCCCAACTCGGGCTACCAGTCCCCGCAGGACCTGATGGTCGTCGATGGTCTCGTCTGGTGCGCGCCGACGACCAGCGGCAAGGACACCGGAAAGTTCACCGGCCGCGACCCGAAAACCGGCGAGGTGAAAAAGGAATTCCTGCCGGACATCAACACCTACTGGTTCCACCATCGCTGCTACATCGCCAAGGCGACTGACAACTTCATCATCCCGTCGCGAACCGGAATCGAGTTCGTCGACCCCAACACCGAACACTGGGACATCCATCACTGGGTCCGCGGCGGATGCCTCTATGGCATCCTGCCGGCCAACGGCCTCGTCTATGCGCCGCCGCACAACTGTGCCTGCTATCCCGAGGCGAAGCTGTACGGCCTCAACGCCATGGCCCCCGTCGCCCCGACGCGGCCCCTCCCCGGTGTGATCTCCGATGAAGGTCGCCTCGAAAAGGGACCGGCCTTCGACCGGCCGCTCGGACCCGTCGAAACCGAAGACGACAAGAACCTCGACTGGGCCACGTACCGCCACGACGCCGGACGCACCGGCGCCACCACCCAGAAGATCGAGCCCGAACTCAAGCCCGCCTGGTCGGTGAAGCTCGGCGGCAAGCTCACTCCACCCGTCTCGGTCGGAGGACGAACCTTCGTCGCCCAGGTCGACCGCCATACGCTCCACTGCCTCGATGCCGAATCCGGCAAGTCCCTGTGGACGTTCACCGCAGGAGGCCGCATCGATTCGCCGCCGACCATTACCCGCGGCCGCGCCGTCTTCGGCTCGGTCGATGGATACGTTTACAACGTCGATGCGGCCACCGGTGAACTCGCGTGGCGCTTCCGCGCCGCTCCCGAAGACCGCCGCTGCATGGCGTTCGAGCAGCTCGAATCGGTCTGGCCCGTCCACGGCAGCGTCCTCGCCGAAGACAACAGCGTCTACTGCACTGCCGGCCGCTCCGCCTTCCTCGACGGCGGCATCCGCGTCATCAAGCTCGACGTTGCGACCGGTGCGAAGAAGACCGAAACCCTGATCGACGACCGCAACCCGGCCACCGGAAAAAGTCTGCAGGAGCTCGTGCAGATCCTGCAGATGCCTGTCGGACTGCCCGACATCCTCTCCAGCGACGGCAAGTGTCTTTACATGCGGTCGCAGAAATTCGATCTCGACGCCAACCGCCTCAACATCGGGCCCGTTTCCGGCGACCCCGTCACGCACTCGAGCGAGCAGAAAGGGGAAGGCGCACATCTCTTCGCCCCCATGGGCTTCCTCGATGACACCTGGTTCCACCGCTCCTACTGGGTCTTCGGCAAGAACTTCTCCGGCGGTCACAACGGCTACTACCAGGCCGGACGGTTCGCCCCCGCAGGACAGATCCTCGTGACCGGAGGCGGCTACGTGTTCGGCTACGGCCGCAAGCCCCAGTACCTGAAATGGACGACCACCCTCGAACACCAGCTGTTTGCGGCGTCGACGGAAGCCCCCGAAGTCCCCGATGCGAAGCGAAAGCTCCCCGGAAATTCGAAGCAACGGGCCCGCGCGGCCTCGCAGCAGGCGACCGTCGACCTCGTCCAGTTCCCCAACGTTCCAGGAACCAACCCCACCGGAAAGCCGCTCACCGTCGAAGCATGGATCAACTCCACCCGGCCGGAAGGCGTCATCATCTCCCGCGGCGGTCCTGCCGAAGGCTGGGCCCTCGGGCTCCAGAGCGGCAAGCCGACATTCTCACTCCGCGTCGGAAGTGAATTGACCAAGGTCACCGGCCCCAGGCGGATCGTCGGTGAATGGCACCACGTCGCCGGCGTCCTCACCGAAGACCGGAAGCTGCGAGTCTACGTCGACGGCAAGATGGCCGCCGAGGTCAACGCCCCCTCCCTGATCAAGTCCGAACCGAAACAGCCGATGGCCATCGGAGCCGATGAAGGAGGCGCCGTCGGCGACTACCAGTCCCCCGCCGGGTTTACGGGCGTCATCGATGAAGTCCGCGTGACCTTCGCCGCGCTGAGCGACGCCGACCTCGCCGAGCGGTTCGAATTCCCGCAGTCCCAGCCGCTCGCGGAAGTCGCCCTCCTGGTCGATTTCAACGACGGCAGCGCCCGCGACCTCTCCCGCACGCGGAACAACGGCACCATCGAAGGCCCCGAACCGGCCGAGGGAAAAGTCGGCATGGCCCTCAAGTTCAAAGGGGGAGCCAACCCGACAAACGCCAGCCCTCCCCCCGGCGGAAAGCTGGCGGCTGCCGCCGATGGCGCCGGCCCCTCGGGCAACTCGTTCGTCGAGCCCCACTGGAAGAGCGACGTTCCGATCTACGTTCGCGGCATGGTCCTCGCCGATCGCACGCTCTTCATCGTCGGCCCGCCCGACCTCATTGATGAAGAAGACACCTTCGTTCGCCTGACCAAGAAGGACGACGCGGTGAAAGACCTGCTGAGCACCCAGGACAAGGCCCTCGGCGGCGAAAAAGGAGGCATCCTGCTGGCCGTCAACGCCGACACGGGCGAAACCCAGGGGCGTCTCGACCTCGGAGCCCTTCCCGTCTGGGACGGCCTCGCCGCCGCCCGCGGAAAGATGTTCCTCAGCACACTTGATGGAACCGTGATGGCATTCAAGAAATAG
- a CDS encoding substrate-binding domain-containing protein, producing MKNIGVLFIASLVLLGVLAWQLLSSTAPQPAAGPAPAPGDAPVASSGNPLTAFVAASNRAVFEALRKDYEAAYNTPIEVQYGPSQTLLSSIEVSGSGDLYLPADDSYLDIAAGKGLIKERLPLATMQAVAVVAKGNPKKVQSLADLEREDVKLVQADPDAAAIGKQTREMLQAANKWDSLKARTTAFKTTVNDVANDVKIGSADVGIIYDAVAATYPDLEIVRIPELQPVTANVAVAVTASTKQPTRALHLARYLAAVDKGLVKYREFGFTPVQGDVWAETPDVLVYAGSMLRPAVEETFKEFETREGVKVTRVYNGCGILVAQMKAGQQPDAYFACDSEFMNEVQDLFQPRADVSQNELVIIVPKGNKHNIATLKDLSKPGLRVGVGHEKQCAMGWLTQRTLVEGGVKDEVMSNVTVQTPTGDMLVNQIKTGSLDAAVAYISNAAGSGDTLDAIRIQGLQCAIAVQPLAVAKSTKHPQLMERLAERLKSAESKSQFLSFGFSWKSDAPVFGGALPTDAGKAADSKPAEDK from the coding sequence ATGAAAAACATTGGTGTCCTGTTCATCGCCTCGCTGGTTCTCCTCGGCGTCCTTGCGTGGCAGCTCCTCTCGTCGACAGCCCCCCAGCCCGCGGCCGGACCCGCCCCCGCGCCCGGAGACGCCCCGGTCGCCTCCAGCGGCAATCCCCTCACCGCCTTCGTCGCCGCCAGCAACCGGGCCGTCTTCGAAGCCCTCCGAAAGGACTACGAAGCGGCCTACAACACGCCGATCGAAGTGCAGTACGGCCCGTCGCAGACGCTCCTCTCGTCGATCGAAGTCAGCGGATCGGGTGACCTCTACCTGCCCGCCGACGACAGCTATCTCGACATCGCCGCCGGCAAGGGGCTGATCAAGGAACGCCTCCCGCTGGCCACCATGCAGGCCGTCGCAGTCGTCGCGAAAGGCAACCCGAAGAAGGTGCAGTCACTGGCCGACCTCGAACGGGAAGACGTCAAGCTCGTCCAGGCCGATCCCGACGCCGCCGCCATCGGCAAGCAGACGCGCGAAATGCTCCAGGCTGCGAACAAGTGGGATTCGCTGAAAGCCCGGACCACTGCGTTCAAGACAACCGTGAACGACGTCGCCAACGATGTGAAGATTGGTTCCGCCGATGTCGGCATCATCTACGACGCCGTCGCCGCGACCTATCCCGACCTCGAAATCGTCCGCATTCCCGAACTCCAGCCTGTCACGGCCAACGTCGCCGTCGCGGTCACCGCCTCCACGAAGCAGCCCACCCGCGCCCTCCACCTGGCACGCTACCTTGCCGCTGTCGACAAGGGACTCGTGAAGTACAGGGAGTTCGGCTTCACCCCCGTCCAGGGAGACGTCTGGGCCGAGACGCCCGACGTGCTTGTCTATGCCGGTTCGATGCTCAGGCCGGCCGTCGAGGAGACGTTCAAGGAGTTCGAAACCCGGGAAGGAGTGAAGGTCACGCGCGTCTACAACGGCTGCGGCATCCTCGTGGCGCAGATGAAAGCCGGCCAGCAGCCCGATGCCTATTTCGCCTGCGACAGCGAATTCATGAACGAAGTCCAGGATCTCTTCCAGCCCCGCGCGGACGTCTCCCAGAACGAACTGGTGATCATTGTCCCCAAAGGAAACAAGCACAATATCGCCACGCTCAAGGATCTCTCGAAGCCCGGACTGCGGGTCGGCGTCGGACACGAAAAGCAGTGTGCGATGGGATGGCTCACGCAGCGCACGCTCGTCGAAGGAGGGGTCAAAGACGAAGTCATGTCGAACGTCACCGTCCAGACGCCGACAGGCGACATGCTCGTCAACCAGATCAAGACCGGCTCGCTCGACGCGGCCGTGGCCTACATCAGCAATGCGGCCGGGTCGGGCGACACCCTCGATGCCATCCGCATCCAGGGCCTGCAGTGCGCCATCGCGGTCCAGCCGCTGGCGGTCGCGAAGTCGACAAAACACCCGCAGCTGATGGAACGACTCGCCGAACGCCTGAAATCGGCCGAGTCGAAGTCGCAGTTCCTGAGCTTCGGCTTCAGCTGGAAGTCCGATGCGCCGGTGTTCGGCGGTGCATTGCCCACGGACGCCGGGAAGGCGGCCGACTCAAAGCCTGCTGAAGATAAGTAA
- a CDS encoding S-adenosylmethionine decarboxylase family protein: protein MIPDTGLEWIVDARGCPAESLRDLPAVRRCCERIVREMTLHVVGQPQWRQFDGPGGVTGLYLLSESHLSVHTFPEFGLLCLNVYCCRPRSGLDWERVLNEELGAAAVVVRQLTRGLHELPGDRPVPQSPWADLGGEPT, encoded by the coding sequence ATGATTCCCGATACCGGCCTCGAATGGATTGTGGATGCACGCGGATGCCCGGCCGAATCGCTGCGCGATCTGCCTGCCGTGCGCCGCTGCTGTGAGCGGATCGTCCGCGAAATGACCCTCCACGTCGTCGGACAGCCCCAGTGGCGTCAGTTCGACGGACCCGGCGGCGTAACCGGCCTCTACCTCCTCAGTGAGTCCCACCTCAGCGTCCATACCTTCCCCGAGTTCGGGCTGCTCTGCCTCAATGTCTACTGCTGCCGCCCACGCTCCGGCCTCGATTGGGAACGGGTGCTGAACGAGGAACTCGGCGCCGCCGCCGTCGTCGTCCGGCAACTCACCCGCGGGCTCCATGAACTGCCGGGAGACCGGCCCGTCCCGCAGTCTCCCTGGGCAGACCTCGGAGGCGAGCCCACGTGA
- a CDS encoding DUF4178 domain-containing protein produces the protein MKAFAANCPGCGGPVEFGVGGSLVTICDFCHTAVARTNKSVEDHGKVADLIQTRSPLAIGITGKFRGKPFEIVGRVQYRHPAGGVWDEWYLSLPGERIGWLAEAQGRFYLLFARPAKVLGRIPAFESLSLGDTFDLGQELGTITVSEKGIATAGSAEGEIPWDFRPGAEHRFADLGGPNKTFATIEFDSTAPPGRDDDSGDAAPKRGPVNVYIGREVSLAELGITVKADESKGVGRTGTAQLNCPQCAGPLQLFAPDVSERVTCPNCKALIDCSQGKLQYLTTIKSKKAPKPRLPMGARGKIDNVEWTLIGFLQRYVIYEGRRYYWTEYLLYEPAQGFRWLVNSEEHWNFVSPVPPGEVTGGGTTARWGSRTFRLYQKGTAYVGYVLGEFYWRISVGETAETRDYIDPPLMLSFEGSGTALSSEMNISVGRYMPHEEVEAAFGVTDLPRGWGVSPNQPAPPVGSMILSWAAFVGLMMTFYVVAQTKIFTPEPDGWLFWYGFLAVSAVPAMSVLYAWSFEHRRWENSDYSPYATRD, from the coding sequence GTGAAGGCCTTCGCCGCAAATTGCCCAGGGTGCGGAGGTCCCGTCGAATTCGGCGTCGGCGGTTCGCTCGTCACGATCTGCGACTTCTGCCACACGGCCGTCGCACGCACGAACAAATCGGTCGAAGACCACGGCAAGGTCGCCGACCTCATCCAGACACGCTCTCCGCTCGCCATCGGCATCACCGGAAAGTTCCGCGGCAAACCGTTCGAGATCGTCGGCCGCGTCCAGTACCGGCATCCCGCCGGAGGCGTCTGGGATGAGTGGTATCTCTCCCTGCCGGGCGAACGCATCGGCTGGCTCGCCGAAGCCCAGGGACGTTTCTACCTGCTGTTCGCCAGGCCAGCCAAAGTTCTCGGGCGCATTCCAGCGTTTGAATCCCTGTCGCTCGGCGACACGTTCGATCTCGGCCAGGAACTCGGCACGATCACCGTATCGGAGAAGGGAATCGCGACCGCCGGAAGCGCCGAAGGAGAGATCCCCTGGGACTTCCGCCCGGGAGCCGAGCATCGCTTCGCCGACCTCGGCGGACCCAACAAAACCTTCGCAACTATTGAGTTCGATTCCACGGCGCCCCCCGGTCGGGACGACGACTCCGGCGACGCCGCTCCGAAACGCGGGCCGGTCAACGTCTACATCGGCCGCGAAGTCTCGCTTGCCGAACTCGGAATCACGGTGAAGGCCGATGAGTCAAAGGGCGTCGGCCGCACAGGAACGGCCCAGCTCAACTGCCCTCAATGCGCCGGGCCGCTGCAGCTCTTCGCTCCCGATGTTTCCGAACGGGTCACCTGCCCCAACTGCAAGGCGCTGATCGACTGCAGTCAGGGCAAGCTCCAGTACCTCACGACGATCAAGTCGAAGAAGGCCCCCAAACCGCGGCTCCCCATGGGCGCCCGCGGGAAGATCGACAACGTCGAATGGACGCTCATCGGCTTCCTGCAGCGCTACGTCATCTATGAGGGACGCCGCTACTACTGGACGGAATACCTGCTCTACGAGCCCGCCCAGGGATTCCGCTGGCTCGTGAACAGTGAAGAGCACTGGAACTTCGTCTCCCCGGTTCCCCCCGGCGAAGTGACCGGCGGAGGAACGACCGCCCGTTGGGGAAGCCGAACCTTCCGCCTCTACCAGAAGGGGACTGCCTACGTCGGCTATGTGCTCGGCGAGTTCTACTGGAGAATCTCCGTCGGCGAGACGGCCGAAACACGCGACTACATCGACCCGCCCCTCATGCTCTCGTTCGAAGGCTCCGGCACGGCGCTGTCGTCCGAGATGAATATCTCCGTCGGACGCTACATGCCGCATGAAGAAGTCGAAGCGGCCTTCGGAGTGACAGACCTCCCCCGCGGCTGGGGCGTCTCGCCCAATCAGCCGGCCCCGCCTGTCGGTTCCATGATTCTCAGCTGGGCCGCGTTCGTCGGCCTCATGATGACCTTCTACGTCGTCGCACAGACGAAAATCTTCACCCCCGAGCCCGACGGCTGGCTCTTCTGGTACGGGTTCCTGGCGGTCTCGGCCGTCCCGGCCATGTCCGTCCTCTATGCCTGGTCGTTCGAACATCGGCGCTGGGAAAACAGCGACTACTCCCCCTATGCGACGAGGGACTGA
- a CDS encoding DUF350 domain-containing protein: protein MTTVTTLAQAAIEIAPAPARSGLMVDHIIGAVVYAALGILVLLITLYGMARFAPFPLHKELEEDQNVAVAIVIASVLLGISIIIAAAIMG, encoded by the coding sequence GTGACTACCGTGACCACACTGGCTCAGGCCGCCATCGAGATCGCACCCGCACCCGCCCGCAGCGGGCTCATGGTCGATCACATCATCGGCGCTGTCGTTTACGCCGCGCTCGGCATTCTCGTCCTGCTCATCACGCTCTACGGCATGGCCCGGTTCGCGCCCTTCCCGCTCCATAAGGAACTGGAAGAAGACCAGAACGTCGCCGTCGCCATCGTGATCGCCTCCGTCCTCCTGGGAATCTCGATCATCATCGCCGCGGCCATCATGGGCTGA
- a CDS encoding polyamine aminopropyltransferase has protein sequence MHRTPLWLLYLNVLVIATCGLIYELLAGTLASYVLGDSVTQFSLVIGVYLFALGAGAWLSRFVTTALGRTFIEVEYGVALLGGFSAPLLFLSFAYLDAFRPFLFTMVFLIGTLVGLELPLLMRILKEHLEFEELVSRVLTFDYIGALVASVMFPMLLVPRLGLVRTSLAFGLLNALVGLWGTHLLRPILSSRGLASLRFRGVVVVIVLVIGLIKADRLTTIAEEGVFEHPIVYAHTSPFQRLVLTQSPNGFQLWLNGHLQFNSIDEYRYHEALVHPAFAARPGSKRILILGGGDGLALREVLRYPTVESVTLVDLDPAMTSLHEHFPPLKTLAADCYADPRVRVINDDAYLWAGRQSPRDQPFDLVLIDFPDPNSFSVGKLYTSRFYNLLRRCVSDDAIVSIQCTSPLIAPQSYWCILKTMESAGFHVAPFQATVPSFGVWGFALASPSPVNRPARLAPAIVGQIRFLNDESLASLFELPADLQPRDVEINRLDSQALVRYYESEWRQWN, from the coding sequence ATGCATCGCACTCCCCTCTGGCTCCTGTATCTCAACGTGCTGGTCATCGCGACCTGCGGGTTGATCTACGAGCTCCTGGCGGGAACCCTCGCCAGCTACGTCCTCGGCGATTCCGTCACGCAGTTCTCGCTCGTCATCGGCGTCTACCTCTTCGCCCTCGGGGCCGGTGCCTGGCTCTCGCGATTCGTCACCACCGCGCTCGGCCGCACCTTCATCGAAGTCGAATACGGCGTCGCACTGCTCGGCGGGTTCAGCGCGCCCCTCCTCTTCCTCAGCTTCGCCTATCTCGACGCCTTCCGCCCCTTCCTGTTCACGATGGTCTTCCTGATCGGAACCCTCGTCGGCCTCGAACTCCCCCTCCTGATGCGGATCCTGAAGGAGCACCTCGAGTTCGAAGAGCTTGTCTCCCGCGTGCTGACCTTCGACTACATCGGCGCACTCGTCGCCTCCGTGATGTTTCCCATGCTCCTCGTCCCCCGACTGGGCCTTGTTCGCACCTCGCTCGCCTTCGGCCTCCTCAACGCGCTCGTCGGGCTCTGGGGAACTCACCTGCTCCGCCCCATCCTCTCCAGCCGGGGGCTCGCCAGCCTGCGCTTCCGCGGCGTCGTGGTTGTCATCGTCCTCGTCATCGGACTCATCAAGGCCGACCGCCTGACGACGATCGCGGAAGAAGGCGTCTTCGAGCACCCGATCGTCTACGCCCACACCAGCCCCTTTCAGCGTCTCGTCCTCACGCAATCCCCCAATGGATTCCAGCTCTGGCTCAACGGCCACCTGCAGTTCAACTCGATCGACGAATATCGCTACCACGAGGCGCTCGTCCATCCCGCGTTTGCCGCGCGGCCTGGCTCGAAACGCATCCTCATTCTCGGTGGCGGCGACGGGCTCGCCCTCCGCGAAGTGCTCCGGTATCCAACCGTCGAGTCGGTCACACTCGTCGATCTCGACCCGGCGATGACCTCCCTACACGAACACTTCCCACCGCTGAAAACGCTTGCCGCCGACTGCTATGCCGATCCTCGCGTGCGCGTCATCAACGACGACGCCTACCTCTGGGCCGGGAGGCAATCCCCGCGCGATCAGCCGTTCGATCTCGTGCTGATCGATTTCCCCGACCCCAACAGCTTCTCGGTCGGGAAGCTCTACACGTCGCGGTTCTACAACCTGTTGCGTCGGTGCGTGAGCGACGACGCGATCGTCTCGATCCAGTGCACGTCTCCGCTGATCGCTCCGCAGTCGTACTGGTGCATCCTGAAAACAATGGAGTCCGCCGGCTTCCACGTCGCCCCCTTCCAGGCGACCGTTCCATCGTTCGGCGTCTGGGGCTTCGCACTCGCCTCCCCGTCCCCCGTCAATCGACCCGCCCGGCTCGCCCCGGCCATCGTCGGACAGATCCGGTTCCTCAACGACGAATCCCTCGCCTCCCTGTTCGAACTCCCGGCCGACCTCCAGCCGCGCGACGTCGAGATCAACCGCCTCGACAGCCAGGCCCTCGTGCGCTACTACGAGTCGGAGTGGCGGCAATGGAACTGA